The following are encoded together in the Acanthochromis polyacanthus isolate Apoly-LR-REF ecotype Palm Island chromosome 14, KAUST_Apoly_ChrSc, whole genome shotgun sequence genome:
- the pou3f3a gene encoding LOW QUALITY PROTEIN: POU domain, class 3, transcription factor 3-A (The sequence of the model RefSeq protein was modified relative to this genomic sequence to represent the inferred CDS: inserted 1 base in 1 codon) has protein sequence MLWGMATATSSPYLASSRILSGPVLHSDRRGGGMQPGSTAVTTVSSGYRGDPSVKMVQSDFMHGAMVASNGGHMLSHAHQWVTSLPHAAAAAAAAAAAAAEAGSPWPXSPQPQDVKRNTGRDDLHSGSALHHRSPHLGPHQTHPGSWGGTSATHISISESQQQQQQSLIYSQPGGFTVNGMLSSHTGQSLMHSGLVRGESPELEHGSHHHHHHHHSHHTHHHQHPGVGHESHSDEDTPTSDDLEHFAKQFKQRRIKLGFTQADVGLALGTLYGNVFSQTTICRFEALQLSFKNMCKLKPLLNKWLEEADSTTGSPTSIDKIATQGRKRKKRTSIEVSVKGALESHFLKCPKPSAQEINSLADTLQLEKEVVRVWFCNRRQKEKRMTPPGLPRTPEDAYSQVGSMGPDTPSPSIECKRMYSDT, from the exons ATGCTTTGGGGAATGGCAACAGCCACCTCCAGTCCATACCTAGCCAGCAGCAGGATTTTATCCGGGCCGGTCCTTCACTCTGATCGGAGGGGAGGTGGCATGCAGCCAGGCAGCACCGCTGTGACCACAGTGTCTAGTGGATACAGAGGAGACCCTTCAGTTAAGATGGTGCAGAGTGACTTCATGCACGGAGCCATGGTGGCGAGCAACGGAGGACACATGCTAAGCCATGCCCACCAGTGGGTGACATCGTTGCCTCACGCAGCAGCCGCAGCAGCTGCAGCcgcggcggcagcagcagaggcCGGATCCCCGTGGC CCAGCCCCCAGCCACAAGACGTGAAGAGAAACACCGGCAGGGATGACCTCCACTCGGGTTCGGCTCTGCACCACAGGTCCCCACATCTGGGACCTCATCAGACGCACCCAGGAAGTTGGGGAGGCACGTCCGCGACGCACATCAGCATCAGTGagtcgcagcagcagcagcagcagtccctCATCTACTCCCAGCCCGGAGGATTTACAGTCAACGGGATGCTGAGCTCGCACACCGGACAAAGCCTCATGCACTCGGGGCTGGTGCGCGGGGAGTCCCCAGAGCTGGAGCACGGCagccaccatcaccaccaccaccaccacagccACCACAcgcaccaccaccagcaccccGGGGTGGGCCACGAGTCGCACTCAGACGAGGACACCCCGACGTCCGACGACTTGGAGCATTTCGCCAAACAGTTCAAACAGCGACGGATCAAGCTGGGCTTCACGCAGGCAGACGTGGGCTTGGCTCTGGGCACCCTGTACGGCAACGTCTTCTCCCAGACCACCATCTGCAGGTTCGAAGCGCTGCAGCTGAGCTTCAAGAACATGTGCAAGCTGAAACCTCTGCTCAACAAATGGCTGGAAGAGGCCGATTCCACCACCGGGAGCCCCACCAGCATCGATAAGATCGCCACGCAGggcaggaagaggaaaaagcGCACGTCCATCGAGGTGAGCGTAAAAGGCGCGTTGGAGAGCCACTTCCTGAAATGTCCCAAACCCTCCGCGCAGGAGATCAACTCTTTGGCGGACACTCTGCAGCTGGAGAAGGAGGTGGTCAGGGTCTGGTTCTGCAACCGGAGGCAGAAAGAGAAGCGCATGACGCCGCCTGGACTCCCGCGCACCCCGGAGGACGCGTATTCACAGGTGGGCAGCATGGGACCTGACACACCGTCTCCCTCCATAGAGTGCAAGAGGATGTACAGCGACACgtga
- the gpr45 gene encoding high-affinity lysophosphatidic acid receptor: protein MAFNNESLLAECDFMEPNNVEEAAEIQPSEASPPPISVTLRVTLAAIMIFMITIGFLGNAIVCLIVYQKPAMRSAINLLLATLAFSDIMLSLLCMPFTAVTVATADWSFGSGFCRASIMLYWLFVLEGVSILLIISVDRFLIIVQRQDKLTPHRAKLLIAGSWVLSLCVSLPSVVGWRTGAAGIGGSWAPQCVLGYSESLADRGYTVLLAVAVFFVPFTVMLYSYMCILNTVRRNTLRIHNHTSEHSCLPALNQVSKMRLTGLQRPPQIKVDMSFKTRAFTTILILFVGFSVCWLPHTVVSLLAVFSRQFYYSSVFYPISIGALWLSYLKTVFNPVIYCWRIRKFREACQEFIPKSCRLCPRVPGRSHRRVRPSNIYVCSETQSAV, encoded by the coding sequence ATGGCTTTTAATAATGAAAGCCTGCTGGCGGAGTGTGACTTCATGGAGCCCAACAACGTGGAGGAAGCGGCTGAAATCCAGCCGTCAGAAGCTTCGCCTCCTCCCATATCGGTCACTCTACGCGTGACCCTGGCAGCCATAATGATCTTCATGATTACTATTGGTTTCCTCGGCAACGCAATCGTGTGTCTGATTGTTTACCAGAAACCTGCCATGCGTTCTGCTATCAACCTCCTCCTCGCCACGCTGGCCTTCTCTGACATCATGCTCTCCCTGCTCTGCATGCCCTTCACCGCGGTCACCGTGGCAACGGCCGACTGGAGCTTTGGGAGCGGGTTCTGCAGGGCCTCCATCATGCTCTACTGGCTGTTTGTGCTGGAAGGAGTGTccatcctcctcatcatcagcGTGGATCGCTTCCTTATTATTGTGCAGCGGCAGGACAAGCTGACCCCGCACAGAGCTAAGCTGCTGATCGCAGGGTCGTGGGTGCTGAGCCTGTGCGTGTCCCTGCCGTCCGTGGTCGGGTGGAGGACGGGTGCTGCGGGTATCGGAGGTTCCTGGGCGCCGCAGTGCGTCCTGGGATACAGCGAGTCCCTGGCAGACCGAGGATACACGGTGCTGCTGGCCGTAGCCGTGTTCTTTGTGCCGTTTACCGTCATGCTGTACTCTTACATGTGCATCCTGAACACGGTGCGCCGCAACACGCTGCGCATCCACAACCACACCAGCGAGCATTCCTGTCTGCCGGCCCTCAACCAAGTCAGCAAAATGAGACTCACTGGGCTGCAGAGGCCGCCTCAGATCAAGGTGGACATGAGCTTCAAAACCAGAGCCTTCACCACTATCCTCATCCTTTTTGTCGGCTTCTCGGTGTGCTGGTTGCCTCACACGGTGGTCAGCCTGTTAGCCGTGTTCAGCCGGCAGTTCTACTACAGCTCCGTCTTCTACCCCATCAGCATCGGAGCTCTGTGGCTCAGCTACCTGAAGACGGTCTTTAATCCCGTCATCTACTGCTGGAGGATCAGGAAGTTCAGGGAGGCCTGTCAGGAGTTCATTCCTAAAAGCTGCAGACTTTGTCCCAGAGTGCCGGGCAGGAGCCACAGGAGAGTGAGACCCAGCAACATTTATGTGTGCAGCGAGACACAATCAGCTGTGTGA